One window from the genome of Bufo bufo chromosome 4, aBufBuf1.1, whole genome shotgun sequence encodes:
- the LOC120998938 gene encoding olfactory receptor 2D3-like — MEIINSTEIKEFILLGLSENPKIQVILFQLFLLLYMSTVLGNLLLIVAVRTDHRLHHSMYFFLSNLSFLDICYTSIIVPKMLVNIAISSKNISFAGCLLQVYFYLFMGETECILLAFMAFDRYVAICTPLHYNMIMNTVSCVRMICISWVIGCIISSIDIYFIYQLRFCGPVTIDHFFCETPSLLQLACNDISSNNIVTIVGGSLLLIIPVCLILFSYVQIFLVLVKVGSRRYKTFSTCVSHLIVVTIFYGTATFMYMKPRYSATEVTDKMVSVFYTVVTPMLNPLIYSLRNKDIRRALRQMKKHCPVITL; from the coding sequence ATGGAAATCATCAACAGCACTGAGATCAAGGAATTTATCCTCCTGGGACTATCAGAAAATCCAAAGATACAGGTCATTTTGTTCCAATTATTTTTGTTATTGTACATGTCAACTGTTCTTGGTAATTTGTTGCTTATTGTCGCAGTGAGAACAGACCATCGTCTGCACCACTCTATGTACTTCTTCCTCTCAAATCTCTCCTTCCTGGACATCTGCTACACCTCAATCATTGTACCCAAGATGTTGGTGAACATCGCCATATCTTCCAAAAACATCTCCTTTGCCGGCTGCCTTCTTCAGGTTTATTTCTACCTTTTTATGGGGGAAACGGAGTGTATCCTGTTGGCTTTCATGGCATTTGACCGATATGTTGCCATCTGTACCCCCTTACATTATAACATGATTATGAACACAGTCTCTTGTGTTAGGATGATCTGCATCTCCTGGGTTATTGGTTGTATTATCTCCTCcattgatatatattttatctATCAGTTGAGGTTCTGTGGACCCGTTACCATTGACCACTTCTTCTGTGAAACTCCCTCATTGCTACAATTAGCCTGCAATGACATCTCATCAAATAACATCGTAACAATAGTTGGTGGCTCCCTATTACTTATCATTCCCGTATGCCTTATTCTTTTTTCTTACGTGCAGATTTTTTTAGTTCTTGTTAAAGTTGGCTCTCGAAGGTACAAGACCTTTTCTACATGTGTGTCGCATCTCATTGTAGTCACcatcttctatgggactgctacaTTCATGTATATGAAGCCAAGGTATTCAGCTACAGAGGTTACCGACAAGATGGTGTCTGTTTTTTACACAGTTGTCACTCCCATGttaaaccctttaatatacagtCTTAGAAATAAGGATATACGAAGAGCTCTGAGACAGATGAAGAAACACTGCCCCGTAATAACATTATAA